One genomic region from Sphingobacterium sp. UGAL515B_05 encodes:
- a CDS encoding class I fructose-bisphosphate aldolase, whose protein sequence is MQYIEKIQAHLGAEASYLLEFDRPAVSKSMLHLPAASFIDQVYTSSDRSPQVLRSLGQLFGTGRLANTGYLSILPVDQGIEHSAGASFAPNPQYFDPENIVKLALEGNCNAVASTFGVLGAVARKYAHKIPFLVKINHNELLTYPNRADQILYGTIREAWNMGAVAVGATIYFGSEESDRQIIEVAKAFEEAHSLGMATVLWCYLRNSAFKVGDKDYHLAADLTGQANHLGVTIKADIIKQKLPELNGGFKALNMGKSSYGKLDERMYTQLSSDHPIDLCRYQVLNCFAGRAGLINSGGASGQNDIQEAVKTAVINKRAGGTGLISGRKAFQKPMNEAVALLHAIQDVYLCDEVSIA, encoded by the coding sequence ATGCAATACATTGAAAAAATTCAAGCACACTTAGGTGCTGAAGCGAGTTATTTGTTAGAATTCGATCGACCCGCAGTTTCCAAATCAATGCTTCACCTACCGGCGGCAAGTTTTATCGATCAGGTCTATACTTCGAGTGATCGTAGCCCGCAGGTCTTGCGGAGTTTGGGGCAACTTTTTGGAACGGGACGGTTAGCCAATACTGGCTATCTTTCGATATTGCCTGTGGATCAGGGAATCGAACACAGTGCGGGAGCTTCCTTTGCACCAAACCCGCAGTATTTTGATCCGGAAAATATTGTCAAGCTAGCTTTGGAAGGAAATTGCAATGCCGTGGCATCTACCTTTGGTGTTTTAGGAGCCGTTGCCCGAAAGTATGCGCACAAGATTCCGTTTCTGGTTAAAATCAATCATAATGAACTATTGACTTATCCCAATCGAGCCGACCAGATCCTGTACGGAACAATTCGCGAAGCCTGGAATATGGGGGCAGTTGCGGTAGGGGCGACCATATATTTTGGATCTGAGGAATCAGACCGTCAGATTATCGAAGTTGCAAAAGCATTTGAGGAAGCACATTCTTTGGGGATGGCCACTGTGTTGTGGTGTTATCTGCGCAACTCGGCGTTTAAAGTAGGTGATAAAGATTATCATTTAGCTGCAGACCTGACTGGACAGGCCAATCATTTGGGCGTAACGATCAAAGCGGATATTATTAAGCAAAAACTACCCGAATTGAACGGTGGCTTTAAAGCATTGAATATGGGTAAAAGTAGTTATGGAAAGCTGGATGAACGCATGTATACGCAGCTTTCTTCCGATCATCCTATTGATTTGTGCCGCTACCAGGTACTTAATTGCTTTGCCGGTCGGGCTGGCTTAATCAATTCTGGTGGGGCCTCGGGACAGAATGATATCCAGGAAGCTGTAAAAACTGCGGTTATCAACAAGCGTGCAGGCGGTACAGGGTTGATATCTGGCCGTAAGGCTTTCCAAAAGCCAATGAATGAAGCCGTCGCATTATTACATGCTATTCAGGATGTTTATTTATGCGATGAAGTAAGCATTGCTTAG
- a CDS encoding tetratricopeptide repeat protein gives MSTRLDQLNEFLKESPEDPFLKYAIAAEYLKQEDEQEAMLRFENLVHTNPDYVGTYYHLGKLYEKLNKQESAIATYRSGIEIARKTRNFHALGELQGALSFLTDEDEDDF, from the coding sequence ATGTCGACACGATTGGATCAACTGAATGAATTTTTGAAGGAGAGCCCCGAAGATCCTTTTTTAAAATATGCAATTGCAGCTGAATATCTCAAGCAGGAAGATGAACAAGAGGCTATGTTGAGATTCGAGAATTTAGTACATACGAATCCGGATTATGTAGGAACGTATTATCATTTGGGTAAATTGTACGAAAAATTAAATAAACAGGAGTCCGCGATTGCTACCTATAGATCCGGAATTGAGATCGCTCGCAAGACGCGTAATTTCCATGCTTTGGGCGAGTTACAAGGTGCATTGTCCTTCTTGACAGATGAGGATGAAGATGATTTTTAA
- the rsmI gene encoding 16S rRNA (cytidine(1402)-2'-O)-methyltransferase, giving the protein MLYLVPTPIGNLEDMTFRAINVLKEVDLILAEDTRTSAPLLKHFGIDKKVFAHHQHNEHKAVSEIIKFLKEGQNIALISDAGTPAISDPGFLLVREAIKEGLEVQCLPGATAFVPALVNSGLPNDRFCFEGFLPVKKGRQTRLKALAEEKRTMIFYESPHRILKTIEEFITVFGAERQASISRELSKLYEENVRGTLTDLKLHFENNPIKGEFVFCVAGLE; this is encoded by the coding sequence ATGTTATATTTAGTTCCAACACCTATTGGCAATCTGGAGGACATGACGTTCCGTGCGATCAATGTCCTGAAAGAAGTGGACCTCATCTTAGCAGAGGATACAAGGACCAGCGCTCCGCTTTTGAAGCATTTTGGAATCGACAAAAAAGTATTTGCGCATCATCAGCACAATGAACATAAAGCGGTATCTGAAATCATTAAATTCCTGAAAGAAGGGCAAAACATTGCTTTGATTTCGGATGCAGGGACACCGGCAATCTCAGATCCGGGATTTTTGCTGGTACGTGAGGCCATCAAAGAAGGGCTCGAAGTGCAGTGCTTACCAGGAGCAACAGCTTTTGTACCTGCCCTTGTCAATTCGGGGCTTCCCAATGACCGTTTTTGCTTTGAAGGTTTTCTACCCGTAAAAAAAGGAAGGCAAACGCGCTTAAAAGCTTTGGCAGAGGAAAAAAGAACGATGATCTTCTACGAGTCGCCACATCGTATTCTCAAAACCATCGAAGAATTTATCACAGTTTTTGGCGCAGAAAGACAAGCTTCGATATCGCGCGAACTAAGCAAACTCTATGAAGAAAATGTTCGCGGAACATTAACTGATTTAAAATTACACTTTGAAAACAATCCGATTAAAGGAGAATTTGTATTTTGTGTAGCAGGATTGGAATAA
- a CDS encoding cysteine desulfurase family protein, with the protein MQVYFDNAATTALDPEVIKVMVDVMNNNFGNPSSIHSHGRQVKTIVEKARKTIANLLHVSPAEIFFTSGGTEADNMAIVRSIADFGITHAITSPIEHHAVLHTLEELEKAGKVHLDLLEVDEKGNLNLNQLEELLSTNPRTFVSIMHANNEIGNLNDIQHISELCQKYNAIFHSDTVQTMGHYPHDLGSLKIDFITGAAHKFHGPKGVGFLYINANNKIKPLIYGGAQERNMRGGTENVYGIAGLAKALELAYEHMEEHHAYIQGLKSYMIDELQKAIPEIDFNGVIEPEKSLYTVLNVSFPCSDLADMLLFNLDIAGISCSGGSACSSGTDIGSHVLGAIKSSSERPSVRFSFCKHNTKEEVDFVIATLKELCSKNN; encoded by the coding sequence ATGCAAGTATATTTTGATAATGCAGCGACTACAGCCTTAGATCCTGAAGTAATAAAAGTAATGGTGGATGTGATGAACAATAACTTTGGAAATCCATCTTCTATCCATAGTCACGGACGACAAGTAAAAACAATTGTAGAAAAAGCACGTAAAACGATTGCCAATCTACTTCATGTATCTCCAGCAGAGATCTTCTTTACATCGGGTGGAACCGAGGCCGACAATATGGCCATTGTTAGGTCAATCGCCGACTTTGGGATAACCCATGCCATCACCTCACCTATTGAGCACCATGCCGTATTACATACCTTAGAAGAACTTGAAAAAGCCGGTAAGGTGCACCTCGACTTATTGGAAGTTGACGAGAAAGGTAATTTAAATCTCAACCAACTGGAAGAACTTTTAAGTACCAATCCGCGTACGTTTGTTTCCATTATGCATGCCAATAATGAGATCGGAAATCTCAACGATATTCAACATATCTCCGAGTTATGTCAAAAGTATAATGCGATATTCCATTCGGACACGGTACAGACCATGGGGCATTATCCACATGATCTTGGTAGCCTCAAAATAGATTTTATAACAGGGGCTGCACATAAATTCCATGGCCCAAAAGGGGTTGGTTTTCTTTACATCAATGCGAATAACAAGATTAAACCGTTAATCTATGGTGGAGCGCAAGAACGCAACATGCGTGGTGGAACAGAAAATGTCTATGGAATAGCGGGTCTTGCCAAAGCTTTAGAACTTGCCTATGAGCACATGGAAGAACACCACGCTTATATTCAAGGACTCAAATCTTACATGATCGACGAGTTGCAGAAAGCAATCCCCGAGATTGATTTTAATGGTGTTATTGAACCGGAAAAATCACTGTATACCGTACTGAATGTTTCTTTCCCTTGCAGTGACCTTGCCGACATGCTTTTATTCAACCTGGATATTGCGGGTATATCCTGCTCTGGTGGCAGCGCTTGCAGTTCAGGAACAGATATAGGCTCGCATGTATTGGGCGCTATAAAATCCAGCTCGGAACGACCTTCAGTTCGTTTTTCATTCTGCAAGCATAACACCAAAGAAGAAGTTGACTTCGTCATAGCAACGTTAAAAGAACTTTGCTCTAAAAACAACTAA
- a CDS encoding PH domain-containing protein has translation MNMEQFAQDGQDIKIIEKLVTKVQDMLTPGEKIDYIAVQKKPAVTILPDSITISNKRIFMCEFTKLGLATDFEIFGWQDIKDIAFKEEIFGSKVTVIPFTGENLSIDYIPKVQARKLYQYIKAALENYKKAELAAEKEKIVIAPTVAKEVIVERPENNTPVQPAFTAPAAPQSYGSAQPTPPASIQPQQPIGSTPAVPPVSAAPIAPPAAAKEEEDDEITLKLKKLKTLFDKQLITQEEYESKKREVLSSL, from the coding sequence ATGAACATGGAACAATTTGCACAGGACGGGCAGGACATAAAAATCATTGAAAAATTGGTTACTAAAGTCCAAGATATGCTTACTCCAGGGGAAAAAATAGATTATATTGCAGTTCAAAAGAAACCTGCAGTTACTATTTTACCAGATAGTATCACCATCAGTAATAAGCGCATATTTATGTGCGAATTTACTAAACTGGGTCTGGCTACTGATTTTGAAATATTCGGTTGGCAAGATATCAAGGATATTGCCTTTAAGGAAGAAATATTCGGTTCAAAAGTTACGGTTATTCCATTTACGGGCGAAAATTTAAGCATAGACTATATCCCTAAAGTTCAGGCTAGGAAATTGTATCAATATATTAAAGCCGCCCTTGAAAACTATAAAAAAGCGGAATTGGCGGCCGAAAAAGAAAAAATAGTTATTGCTCCAACGGTTGCGAAGGAAGTGATTGTCGAACGACCAGAAAATAATACGCCTGTTCAGCCAGCATTTACAGCTCCGGCTGCTCCACAATCTTATGGGTCGGCTCAGCCAACTCCGCCGGCGTCAATTCAACCTCAACAACCGATCGGATCTACCCCTGCTGTTCCTCCAGTTTCGGCAGCTCCTATCGCCCCACCAGCTGCCGCAAAAGAAGAGGAAGATGATGAAATTACCTTAAAGCTCAAAAAATTAAAAACACTCTTCGACAAACAATTAATTACCCAAGAGGAATACGAGAGCAAAAAGAGAGAAGTTTTATCCAGTTTATAA
- the lnt gene encoding apolipoprotein N-acyltransferase, which produces MKNNYLLALLSAFLLWFGWPPIPYSSPLLFVGFVPLLIAVENIIRNETFKRKGRKVFLTAGLTAVIWNTASIYWVYNSISAVMPPFAAVVISLIPFCLGAALMALAFRLYGQLRRKTNILLSLFGLMGFWISYEFLHESWDLAFPWMTLGNGFASFHQLIQWYDITGVYGGTIWIWLVNILVFTLYLNGKGLYPIKRKIVPIASLATILLVPSAYSLIRYFNYEEHQNPAQIVVVQPNIDPYIKFHLSPEEQLNTLFSLSNSVAKPNTEFFIWPETALSQNGDFDEENFRETYSYQRILKFLDQYKNGNVLSGIESYQLYNYSKTPTAREIAPNVYQDNFNAATLIDYSSKLQFYHKSKLVPGVEQMPFGAAMNFLKPLFKAFGGTTGGYGKQAEPSVFYAQSGIGAAPVICYESIWGNYVSQYVKKGAQFIAIITNDGWWGNTSGKDQHLQYAKLRAIENRRWVARSANTGISGFINQRGDIVQQTKWWQPAALNQEINLNEEITVYTQAGDIAAYLGLALAMGGLVILIVVRRKKELI; this is translated from the coding sequence GTGAAAAACAACTATCTACTGGCACTTTTAAGTGCCTTTTTATTGTGGTTCGGCTGGCCTCCAATCCCTTATTCCAGTCCATTGCTATTTGTTGGGTTTGTTCCACTACTAATTGCTGTGGAAAACATTATCCGCAATGAAACATTCAAAAGAAAAGGTCGTAAAGTATTTCTTACAGCGGGACTCACGGCTGTTATTTGGAACACGGCTTCCATTTACTGGGTATACAACTCTATTTCAGCAGTGATGCCACCTTTTGCAGCTGTTGTCATCAGTCTGATCCCTTTTTGTCTTGGCGCCGCTTTAATGGCGCTGGCTTTCAGGCTATATGGGCAATTACGACGCAAAACGAACATCCTGTTATCCCTTTTCGGATTAATGGGATTCTGGATAAGCTATGAATTTCTACACGAATCCTGGGATTTAGCCTTCCCGTGGATGACTTTAGGCAATGGTTTCGCAAGTTTCCACCAATTGATCCAATGGTACGACATCACAGGGGTCTATGGCGGAACAATATGGATCTGGCTCGTCAATATCTTGGTATTTACACTTTACCTCAATGGAAAAGGACTTTATCCCATCAAACGTAAGATTGTCCCGATTGCCTCTTTGGCGACTATATTGTTGGTTCCCAGCGCCTACTCACTGATACGTTACTTCAACTACGAAGAACATCAGAATCCCGCGCAGATTGTTGTTGTTCAACCGAATATTGACCCTTATATTAAATTCCATTTAAGTCCCGAGGAACAATTAAACACCTTATTCTCCTTATCAAATTCAGTCGCCAAACCCAATACGGAGTTTTTTATCTGGCCTGAAACTGCACTTTCACAGAACGGCGATTTTGACGAGGAAAACTTTAGAGAAACCTATTCTTACCAGCGCATTTTAAAATTTTTAGATCAATATAAAAATGGCAATGTACTTTCAGGTATTGAAAGTTATCAGTTGTACAACTATTCCAAAACACCTACTGCACGTGAAATAGCACCCAATGTTTACCAGGATAATTTCAATGCTGCAACATTGATCGATTATTCCTCCAAACTTCAGTTTTACCATAAGTCCAAACTCGTGCCTGGCGTAGAACAAATGCCTTTTGGCGCAGCGATGAACTTCCTGAAACCTTTATTTAAAGCGTTCGGCGGTACGACAGGTGGCTATGGAAAACAGGCTGAGCCTTCGGTATTTTATGCCCAAAGCGGTATTGGTGCCGCACCCGTAATCTGTTATGAATCCATCTGGGGCAATTATGTTTCCCAATATGTCAAAAAAGGCGCTCAGTTTATTGCGATCATCACCAACGATGGCTGGTGGGGCAATACTTCGGGTAAAGACCAGCATTTACAGTATGCAAAACTGCGTGCGATTGAAAACAGGCGCTGGGTTGCCCGATCGGCAAATACAGGGATTTCAGGCTTTATCAATCAACGTGGCGATATTGTACAACAGACTAAATGGTGGCAGCCTGCAGCCCTAAATCAGGAAATTAATTTAAATGAAGAAATTACTGTCTACACGCAAGCAGGTGATATTGCTGCCTATTTGGGCCTGGCGCTCGCAATGGGCGGACTTGTGATACTCATCGTGGTCCGACGAAAAAAAGAACTTATCTAA
- a CDS encoding copper resistance protein NlpE, with the protein MKRFIWIVGLLLTIGMVGCDNPKQSVAVYKDNLQDLKGRDKAEVVIGEYKGVMPCADCDGIETLISLHADNTYQYSSKYLNKSDDVFMREGKWKLDGNIITLDGVDYKFKLGNRILSQLDLSGNDITGDISKYYVLTKN; encoded by the coding sequence ATGAAAAGGTTTATTTGGATTGTGGGTTTGTTGTTGACAATTGGAATGGTGGGATGTGATAATCCCAAACAAAGTGTTGCGGTCTATAAAGATAATTTACAGGACCTAAAAGGTAGGGATAAGGCGGAAGTAGTGATTGGTGAATACAAAGGTGTCATGCCTTGTGCGGATTGTGATGGTATAGAAACACTTATTTCATTGCATGCTGACAACACCTACCAATATTCATCTAAATACCTTAATAAAAGTGATGATGTGTTTATGCGTGAAGGAAAATGGAAATTGGATGGCAACATCATTACACTGGACGGCGTTGACTATAAGTTCAAATTAGGAAATCGGATACTCAGTCAGTTGGATCTTTCCGGAAATGACATTACGGGAGATATTTCCAAATATTATGTTTTGACAAAAAATTGA
- a CDS encoding SusC/RagA family TonB-linked outer membrane protein, translated as MKQTLLSFLVGGMILTSVAFAQEKKISGRVTSADGKAIPGVTVVVQGTNQATQTDANGNYSLNVPAGKVVVFRSVGFDDKTIIVNNNSAVFNVSLDNHNNALEEVVVTGMGQSRQKRALSYATQEVKGDKLTEAANSNLATALQGKVSGVQVTPSSGMPGASANITIRGARSFTGNNSPLYVVDGLPISSTSDVSTGNSVSGADYSSRGLDIDPNDIESINILKGQAASALYGMRASNGVIIITTKSGKGKQGKPQISYNSNVSFDKVAVLPDFQTTYAQGINGEYSPLASTSWGPAIPELKNDAKYGGNTVNDYTNKYGKHEGMYYVPQRANAGMDPWVTPQVYNNAKDFFNIGNTFNNSFNIMQGFDKGSYAMSLGATNANGIVPSTGMDRYTAKLSGEAKLSDKWTTGFTGNYVNSHISKQTGANNGIIATLYGAPASYDLKGIPSYYLDNPTKQNTYRGTTGFDGVYWATEHNKFTEDTQRFFGNGFGQYATNLGENQKLTLKYQAGVDSYTSNYTDLWGYGHANGKGEVENYHFSVTEWNSLGTAAYNWKINDDLVFDAMIGNEIVNRVRRRDYGYGMNFNFPGWDNINNASTVTAEQTLRHTRTFGTFGSLALAYKNMLFLNATGRNDIVSSMPRNNRSFFYPSVSAGFVFTELEGVKNSVLTMGKLRASYAEVGQAGDYYENYFDKPTYGGGFSSGTPILYPINSDGVTSYTSYPIVYDPNLKPQNTQAFELGTDLTFWNGLINLNYTFSRQNVKDQIFEVPLAASTGYSSLVTNGGKIHTNSHELTLAVAPYRSGDFKWDFAFNFTKIDNYVDELKEGVNSIFMGGFVEPQVRAGIGYKFPVIYGVSYLRNDAGQIVVDADGLPQAGEEKVIGKVSPDFNLGFNTNFEYKKIRLSAVLDWKQGGQMFHGTSGVMDYYGVTQKSADFRSGQPFLFELPAVKEVSPGVYEKNDILIDPSNALDYFTAMNGISESSIRGTSFVKLREIAVGYPVYQNSKIKVDVNAFARNIILWSELKGFDPEVSQGNTNMSGAFERFSLPGTSSYGLGVNVKF; from the coding sequence ATGAAACAAACATTACTAAGTTTTCTTGTTGGCGGTATGATTCTGACTTCGGTTGCATTCGCTCAAGAAAAAAAGATTAGTGGTCGTGTTACATCTGCTGACGGTAAAGCAATACCCGGGGTAACGGTAGTTGTGCAAGGGACTAATCAAGCAACACAAACGGATGCTAATGGTAATTATTCTTTAAATGTCCCGGCGGGTAAAGTTGTTGTATTCCGTTCCGTTGGTTTTGATGATAAAACCATTATCGTTAATAACAACAGTGCGGTATTCAATGTTTCTTTGGATAACCATAATAATGCATTGGAAGAAGTTGTTGTAACAGGTATGGGGCAATCTCGTCAAAAACGAGCATTAAGTTACGCAACGCAAGAAGTAAAAGGAGATAAACTGACTGAAGCTGCCAACAGTAATTTGGCAACTGCGTTACAGGGTAAGGTGTCGGGGGTACAAGTGACGCCTTCGTCGGGTATGCCTGGGGCGTCCGCCAATATTACAATTCGGGGTGCGCGCTCATTTACTGGTAATAACTCTCCTTTATACGTTGTTGATGGATTGCCAATTTCATCTACTTCCGATGTGTCTACAGGTAATTCAGTTTCAGGTGCGGATTATTCTTCTAGAGGTTTGGATATTGATCCAAATGACATTGAAAGTATCAACATCTTGAAAGGTCAAGCAGCATCTGCGTTGTATGGTATGCGGGCTTCAAATGGAGTGATCATCATTACAACGAAGAGCGGAAAAGGAAAACAAGGTAAACCACAGATCTCCTACAACTCAAACGTATCATTTGATAAAGTAGCTGTATTACCAGATTTTCAAACGACATACGCTCAAGGGATTAATGGTGAATATTCGCCTTTGGCGTCAACATCATGGGGACCTGCAATTCCAGAATTGAAAAATGATGCCAAATATGGAGGTAATACAGTAAATGATTACACCAATAAATATGGTAAGCACGAAGGAATGTATTATGTTCCTCAAAGAGCAAATGCAGGAATGGATCCTTGGGTTACGCCACAAGTTTATAATAATGCAAAAGATTTCTTCAATATAGGTAACACTTTCAATAATTCCTTTAACATCATGCAAGGTTTTGACAAGGGAAGTTACGCGATGTCTTTGGGCGCTACCAATGCCAATGGTATTGTTCCTTCAACAGGTATGGATCGTTATACAGCAAAATTATCCGGTGAAGCAAAACTATCTGATAAATGGACAACGGGTTTTACGGGTAATTATGTGAATTCACATATTTCAAAACAAACTGGGGCAAATAATGGTATCATTGCGACCTTATATGGGGCGCCAGCATCATATGATTTAAAGGGTATACCTTCGTATTATCTAGATAATCCAACGAAACAGAATACTTATCGTGGTACAACTGGTTTTGATGGAGTTTATTGGGCTACAGAACATAATAAATTTACGGAAGATACGCAACGCTTCTTTGGTAATGGATTTGGTCAGTACGCTACTAATTTGGGCGAAAATCAAAAATTAACATTGAAATATCAGGCTGGGGTTGACTCTTATACTTCTAATTATACTGACCTTTGGGGGTACGGCCATGCGAACGGTAAAGGGGAAGTAGAAAACTATCATTTCTCTGTTACAGAATGGAACTCCTTGGGTACGGCAGCATACAATTGGAAGATCAATGACGATTTGGTATTTGATGCGATGATCGGTAATGAAATTGTGAATCGTGTTCGTAGAAGAGATTATGGCTATGGAATGAATTTTAATTTTCCAGGCTGGGACAATATCAATAATGCTTCTACAGTAACTGCAGAACAAACATTACGTCATACACGCACCTTTGGTACCTTTGGTAGTTTGGCACTTGCCTATAAAAACATGTTGTTTTTAAATGCAACTGGCCGTAACGATATTGTTTCGTCAATGCCTAGAAACAATCGTTCATTCTTCTATCCATCTGTTTCAGCAGGTTTTGTCTTCACCGAACTAGAGGGAGTTAAAAACTCTGTACTCACGATGGGTAAATTAAGAGCCTCGTATGCAGAAGTTGGACAAGCTGGTGATTATTATGAAAATTACTTTGACAAACCTACTTACGGTGGCGGTTTCTCGAGTGGTACACCTATCCTTTACCCAATTAACAGTGATGGTGTCACTTCTTACACTTCCTATCCAATTGTTTATGATCCAAATTTGAAGCCACAAAATACACAGGCGTTTGAATTGGGAACTGACCTGACATTCTGGAATGGTTTAATCAATCTTAACTATACCTTCTCTCGTCAGAATGTGAAAGATCAAATTTTTGAAGTGCCTTTGGCTGCTTCTACAGGATATTCGAGCTTAGTAACTAATGGTGGTAAAATACATACCAATTCGCATGAGCTAACGTTAGCTGTTGCGCCGTATCGTTCAGGTGATTTCAAATGGGATTTCGCATTTAACTTTACTAAAATTGACAACTATGTTGATGAGTTGAAAGAGGGTGTAAACAGTATCTTCATGGGTGGTTTCGTTGAACCGCAGGTTCGTGCAGGTATCGGTTACAAATTCCCTGTAATTTACGGCGTATCCTATTTGAGAAATGATGCAGGACAGATTGTTGTTGATGCAGATGGCCTACCGCAAGCGGGTGAAGAGAAAGTAATCGGTAAAGTTTCTCCTGATTTCAATTTAGGTTTCAATACAAACTTTGAATACAAAAAAATTCGTTTATCAGCTGTCTTGGATTGGAAGCAAGGAGGCCAGATGTTTCACGGTACTTCGGGTGTAATGGATTACTATGGTGTTACTCAAAAATCTGCTGATTTCCGCAGTGGACAACCTTTCTTGTTTGAGCTTCCGGCGGTAAAAGAAGTTTCTCCGGGTGTTTACGAAAAGAATGATATTTTGATCGACCCTTCCAATGCTTTAGATTATTTCACCGCTATGAATGGTATTTCCGAATCTTCGATTCGTGGGACTTCCTTCGTAAAATTACGTGAGATCGCAGTTGGATATCCTGTTTATCAGAACTCAAAGATTAAAGTAGATGTGAATGCTTTCGCACGTAACATTATTCTTTGGTCTGAATTAAAAGGTTTTGATCCTGAAGTTTCTCAGGGAAATACAAATATGTCTGGTGCATTTGAGCGATTCTCACTTCCGGGAACATCGAGCTATGGTTTAGGTGTTAATGTTAAATTTTAG
- the serS gene encoding serine--tRNA ligase yields MLQLNYIRENRDTVIERLAVKHFKEIGLVDEIISLDEDRRKIQSESDALSAEANAAAKQIGDLMRQGKKEEAETVKSKSSGYKEQVKQLLEQLGTIEAELNEKIVQLPNLPHQSVPAGVSAEDNEVVLNHGEIPALSEDALPHWELLNKYDIVDLELGVKVAGAGFPIYKGKGAKLQRALINFFLDQAAEEGYEEVQVPILVNEDSAFATGQLPDKEGQMYYVGNDNLYLIPTAEVPVTNIYRDEIVKEGQFPIKHCAYTPCFRREAGSYGAHVRGLNRLHQFDKVETVQIVHPEKSYEVLEEMSLYVQRLLQKLELPYRVLRLCGGDMSFTSALTYDMEVYSSAQKRWLEVSSVSNFETYQANRLKVRFKNADGKMQLAHTLNGSALALPRIVAAILENNQTEKGIKIPAVLVPYTKFEYID; encoded by the coding sequence ATGTTGCAATTAAATTATATCCGTGAGAACAGGGATACGGTAATCGAAAGATTGGCTGTCAAGCATTTCAAGGAAATTGGATTGGTCGACGAAATCATCAGTTTAGATGAAGATCGCCGTAAGATCCAATCGGAATCTGACGCACTTTCGGCAGAGGCTAATGCGGCGGCAAAACAGATTGGAGATCTGATGCGCCAAGGAAAAAAAGAAGAAGCTGAAACCGTTAAATCCAAATCCTCGGGATATAAGGAGCAAGTGAAGCAACTTTTGGAACAATTGGGTACCATTGAAGCCGAATTGAATGAGAAGATCGTACAATTACCTAATTTACCGCATCAATCCGTTCCAGCAGGTGTAAGTGCTGAGGACAACGAAGTAGTTTTGAACCATGGCGAAATCCCGGCTTTGTCGGAGGATGCATTGCCGCATTGGGAATTGTTGAACAAATATGATATTGTTGATTTAGAGCTTGGTGTAAAAGTTGCCGGTGCGGGTTTTCCTATTTATAAAGGTAAAGGCGCTAAATTGCAACGCGCACTGATCAATTTCTTTTTGGATCAGGCAGCAGAAGAAGGATACGAAGAAGTACAGGTGCCCATTTTGGTCAATGAAGATTCTGCATTTGCTACGGGACAATTACCGGATAAAGAAGGACAGATGTACTATGTGGGTAACGACAATCTGTATTTGATCCCTACAGCCGAAGTTCCCGTCACCAACATTTATAGAGACGAGATTGTAAAAGAAGGGCAGTTTCCAATCAAACATTGTGCTTATACACCATGTTTCCGTCGTGAAGCAGGTTCTTATGGCGCACATGTACGTGGATTAAACCGGTTACACCAATTTGACAAAGTGGAGACGGTACAGATTGTACATCCTGAAAAGTCTTATGAAGTGCTGGAAGAAATGAGTTTATACGTACAGCGTCTTTTGCAGAAATTAGAGCTTCCTTACCGTGTATTGCGCCTTTGTGGTGGAGATATGAGTTTTACTTCTGCATTGACCTATGACATGGAAGTGTATAGTTCTGCTCAGAAGCGCTGGTTAGAGGTATCTTCCGTTTCCAATTTTGAAACTTATCAGGCGAATCGATTGAAAGTCCGTTTTAAAAATGCTGATGGAAAGATGCAGTTGGCTCATACATTGAACGGTTCGGCATTGGCTTTGCCACGTATTGTGGCAGCGATATTGGAGAATAATCAAACAGAAAAAGGAATTAAAATACCTGCAGTTTTGGTGCCTTATACCAAATTTGAATACATCGATTAA